Proteins from a single region of Hermetia illucens chromosome 3, iHerIll2.2.curated.20191125, whole genome shotgun sequence:
- the LOC119651557 gene encoding facilitated trehalose transporter Tret1-like: MRELTYNNSRKSMLPRDYTKSSNFLERNYAILNALLGSLGAFCAGLCIGWSSNAINILASNTLPLTFENMTPRQVAWVVAVFALGATVSPILVYRTWRFIGSKFFIVSGFGFLVASWVLLAIYQNVITMICARLLAGFAVGSICFILPVYIEDLASPEQRSIIDYIWQSFVAAGILTEFVMVYLGNMQLINILSGIVPAIMLVVFVFMPESPRYMCTKGQTNLAKDTLRKFREIGDETELDVHIWCSKKLEDRSYRNIFKSTSTLRRLLPTFLLVALDQLVGVWVGFLYMSWMFRITGGEYSHEITSIAVSAIFLVSIWSMKFLGISLSDKKTLVVTGVMMAISLIILGFYLHERGSYGHLEDYGYIPLVCYGVFIFLYAIGLCRISWKYMRILTPKRRYFAVRSLCTSLSWMFVVIFATSYPKLIESVGVGWMFWFMALACFLLTILTVVFVPDLESLSTKYILDDDDHLQHDCEEQT, encoded by the exons GATCCCTCGGTGCATTTTGTGCAGGCTTGTGCATCGGATGGAGCTCAAATGCGATTAATATCCTGGCATCCAACACGTTACCACTCACG ttCGAGAACATGACGCCGAGACAAGTTGCCTGGGTTGTGGCAGTATTCGCTTTAGGCGCCACAGTGTCGCCCATCCTGGTGTATAGAACTTGGCGCTTCATCGGGAGTAAATTTTTCATAGTCAGTGGATTCGGATTCTTGGTGGCATCGTGGGTCCTGCTGGCAATATA TCAGAATGTTATCACCATGATATGCGCCAGGCTATTGGCAGGATTTGCAGTTGGCAGTATATGCTTCATTCTCCCGGTCTACATTGAGGATCTTGCTTCCCCAGAGCAGAGAAGTATTATTGACTACATATGGCAAAGTTTCGTTGCAGCCGGAATTTTGACTGAATTTGTCATGG TGTACTTGGGCAACATGCAGCTGATAAACATCCTTTCGGGAATCGTCCCAGCGATAATGCTTGTAGTTTTCGTCTTCATGCCTGAATCGCCCCGCTATATGTGTACGAAGGGACAAACAAACCTGGCGAAGGATACGTTACGAAAGTTTCGAGAAATTGGAGATGAAACAGAATTAGATGTACATATCTGGTGCAGCAAGAAATTAGAAGACCGGTCGTATCGAAACATTTTCAAGAGCACATCAACATTAAGGCGACTACTACCGACATTTCTTCTTGTTGCCTTGGATCAATTAGTCGGAGTATGGGTAGGATTCCTGTACATGAGCTGGATGTTCCGCATAACAG gCGGCGAATACTCTCACGAGATAACATCTATCGCCGTATCGGCAATTTTCCTTGTAAGCATTTGGTCTATGAAATTCCTAGGCATCTCACTAAGTGATAAGAAAACTCTGGTCGTTACGGGcgttatgatggcaatttccctCATCATATTGGGATTTTACCTACACGAACGAGGCTCGTACGGGCATTTAGAGGATTACGGTTACATTCCATTGGTATGTTATGGAGTTTTCATCTTTCTGTATGCAATTGGCCTATGTCGGATTTCGTGGAAATACATGAGAATATTAACGCCAAAACGACGCTATTTCGCCGTGAGGTCCTTGTGCACATCGCTCAGTTGGATGTTTGTTGTGATTTTTGCCACCTCTTATCCGAAGCTTATCGAGAGTGTCGGCGTTGGCTGGATGTTCTGGTTCATGGCGCTCGCATGTTTTCTGCTCACTATCCTCACGGTGGTCTTTGTCCCGGATTTGGAAAGCTTGTCGACAAAGTATATCCTCGATGATGACGATCACTTACAACACGATTGCGAGGAGCAAACATAA